The Cydia splendana chromosome 8, ilCydSple1.2, whole genome shotgun sequence genome contains a region encoding:
- the LOC134792718 gene encoding uncharacterized protein LOC134792718: MKLKLSYFQLLLLIVYFNYVKLVPDEYCIPPLNTSDCGIPPTPVFSYFKFGSRCEIEYWRGCPTANKFENEYHCSHYCIGKTKYYGRERGISIEDLSFKELEDVNRILHEIDDMSDEAKEKLDLVSPAHKPATKTTMKAQTADTKTTVDAKTEDTKTTDDAKTGDTRTTVEARTEEYESEEESDEHEKGGSTLVAMTQEPVTDLKLREKKRKKE; encoded by the exons ATGAAACTGAAATTATCCTATTTCCAACTTCTTTTACtcattgtttattttaattatgttaaaCTAG TGCCTGACGAGTACTGCATCCCCCCTCTAAACACGAGCGACTGCGGAATCCCTCCAACTCCCGTGTTCTCGTACTTCAAGTTCGGATCGAGGTGCGAGATCGAGTACTGGCGCGGGTGCCCCACCGCGAACAAGTTTGAGAACGAGTACCACTGTTCGCACTACTGTATAGGGAAGACGAAGTACTATGGACGAGAAAGAG GTATTTCTATAGAAGACTTAAGTTTTAAAGAACTTGAGGACGTAAATAGGATTCTCCACGAAATCGATGATATGTCTGACGAAGCAAAAGAAAAATTGGATTTAGTATCTCCTGCTCACAAACCGGCTACGAAAACTACGATGAAAGCCCAAACAGCGGATACTAAAACTACGGTTGATGCCAAAACAGAGGATACCAAAACTACAGATGATGCGAAAACAGGGGATACAAGAACTACAGTTGAAGCCAGAACAGAAGAGTATGAATCAGAAGAAGAATCTGATGAACATGAAAAAGGTGGATCAACACTGGTAGCTATGACACAAGAGCCTGTGACAGATCTAAAACTTAGAGAAAAAAAAAGGAAGAAGGAGTAA